In Setaria italica strain Yugu1 chromosome IX, Setaria_italica_v2.0, whole genome shotgun sequence, the genomic stretch cgtgCACGACACAGGGCAACCTCGCGTGGGCGTACATGCAGCAGCGGAACTTcatggcggcggaggtggtgtaCAGGAAGGCGCAGATGATCGATCCGGACGCCAACAAGGCGTGCAACCTCGCGCTCTGCCTCATCGAGCAGTCGCggctcgccgacgccgaggtGGTCCTCGCCGACGTGCTCGCGGGGAGGTACCAGGCGCGCGACCAGCAAGACGGCAAGATCGTGAGGAAGGTGGGGGAGCTGCTGGCCCGGATCATGGAGCAGAcgtcgccgggcggcggcggcggtgcctaCGACGGACGGCGCGGGGGCGAGAGCGACGAGGACGATGACTGGGTCGAGGACGAGATGTTGGCGCTGCTGGACGTGGCGGCGGTGAAGCAGTGGGTGGCACCGTACCGGAAGAGCAACAGGAGGCTTCCCGTCTTCGAGGAGATCTCGCCTATCTTCATGGAGCAGATGGCTTGCTAGAATCTAAAAGTAGCAGCATCTTTACTCTTTAGGAAGTGACAAGAGCTCCATGCATCCATCATTGATCGAGTCATGTCCTCGTCAGCTCAAGCTTTTGGATGAACTCGTAGGATTATATTCATTGGATGGACTCAAGAGATAGTTTGTGCAATAGCATCAGGTAGAAATGTAAAGCGTGTACTTGAAGTGTTTGCTCTCTGTGCTTGCGTCTGAAGATGTTTTGCACGCATGTATGTGTGTGCGTGTCTTAGTCATGTAGTATGTGCATGTTTTGTTGATCCATACATAGAAATGCTCCATTATTCGATCTCTGCTGGACATCAGAAATGGACAAATGGTGAAACATTCACTATAAGGAATCTAGATGTTCTAAGAGGTTCTCCATTCGGCATGGATGCAGATTCTGgaaaacattttcttttttaccTTGGACATGGCATGAGGGTAAATGAGGCATCTTTTTTGAAGTCATACAACCATTGTCCATATTTATTTGCGTTTTCAAGGCATTAGTTGAGTTAGTCAATATTTGCCAGCGAGGAATACTGTATTAGTTGAGTTAGTCAATATTTGCTAGCGAGAATACTTGCAGGGGTAGTTTAATGGTGGGATTCATAGGCTCCCCACCTTAGAGGAATGCCCGAGGAAGCAGGAATGCCAGCGGTGGCAGAGTGGTTGTGGGAGGAAAAGAAGTAGGGACTATACGGCACCATTTAGTGTGACAATGAGTTTGGAGGCATGTATTCGGCAACATACAACGGGGCTGTCTAACCAGCGCGCGTGCGCTGGGATGGCTTCCAGCCATCGAATCCCAACAGTCCCCCACCTTCCCTGAACTTTCCatttttgaaaaatttaaaTCCCGCAACTTTCTATTTTTAGAATATTATAACTTATACAAAATAATTTTGACGTATAATTTTGTACTAACAATTTTTTACAAGAGAAGTTTTTAGCACAACTTTGATAGCATACAAAACTTATACGTACAACTTTTAAAACAACAACATCGACTTTCATTTTTATCATTTATAACTTATATACATGATTTGTACGTATAACTTTTCCCTAACAACAGCTTATGTGATAAAATGTGTAACGCGGTTTCATGATATATACAACTTATACACATAACGTTATTCGTAACTTTTACGAAAATGTTATCAAGCAACTTATGCATATAATTTATACGCATAACAATATTTACTCAGTACAAATTGCattgaaaaaataattgaaaataaaaaaagattttcaaattgaaaataaaaaaagaaaaagagaaaaaacggacggcagcagcagcacgtggcCAGTGGCCCCCGCTCCTCCCGTCGCGCGCAACGGAGCGCGCCGGTGCGCGGGCGCTAACTCAACATTGTGACATACAACGGCATCAACAGAAAGAGACAAGAGGTTGGGGGTGGGGAGCAAGAAAAGTTGGTAACGGCATGTCATTGGAAGATCATGAgagaaagaagatggaacaaaGTCAGTTTGATCTTAACTAACGGTGGGAAATAATTGACTATGAATATAGTCGCTTTGCGGTTCACCTATGTATGGTCCCTACCAATAAATATCTTATAAAACATAATAAGGCAACTAAGTGTCACCGACTCGGAAGCCAACTGCATGAGCAATCTCTGCACTGAGTCACAGAGAATACCATATCCGATTTACAATTCACAACAATATACTACTATTACAATTATTAAGAATAATAGAAAGAGCTCTGTAATAACTTTGAGCCCAAAGATCTAGACACAACTAAGGACAATGTGATCAATGTCAACATCACACCGCGGATATGGATTCTGGTCCTATGGTGTGATGGTAATGCACTCCCTACgtggttgttttccttttcttccctgTGTTTCCTTCTTATCTGCAGGAAGAACAACATCAAGCTGAAGGCAAGCTAAGTAATAATAACCAGTGGGGTGGGCTCTATAATTTTGCATCACCAGCAATTGAAGTCCTTGCAAACTGTCAAGACAATGAGGAGGATCAGGGCAACCACAATGCCGAAAACAATGAGCTTCATCTTCATATTCTCCCACCACATCTTTCGCCGTATCTTTGTCCCCTGTTGCCTGAAGTCTTGTGCCTATACAAGCGAAAGAGGTGAATCTTGTGATAGCCTGATGGATGAAGTGAATGAATTACATTGCAAGTGCAAGAGTAAGTATATACTGAACCTGCGACCGTAGGTCCTCTGTTTTATCAACGAGCAGTTCAATTTTCTCACCACGATCTAGGACCTGATGACCAATATAGAGCCATTTAAGTGTCAAATATAAAGTTagtaaaagtaaaaaaaatgctGATGATTCCTCGGTAACCAGTGTAGTAAAACGAGATACACCTTTTCGATGTTTTGCATCATTACTCCCTTGACCTCTGTGACCTGAGCCTTCACTTTTGCAAGCTTGTCAATCTCCTCAGGGTGCTGGTCACAGTACCTCATGTGCTCTTTAAGTTTAGGCCTAGAAGCAAAGACTTGCTTTTAGTATTAATCACACTGACCATGTGAATAGTTTAGCTTTTATGTAAAAAAGTTAGAGAGGTAAATGCAAGGAATTCACATACCCATATTCTCGCTTGAGGCCGTTGGCAGTAGCACTTCTGGCTTTCCCTCCACTATATTTCTTGGAAAAATCTTCCTTAACCCTCTCAATGAAGCCAATTGGAAGCTGCCGGCCAGCAGCTTCAGTAGCAACAACGCAGTATGCTGCAAATTCAAGATAGATTGCCACATGAAAAGCTTGCAGCACTAGCTTTCTTAGATGCCAACACCATTTTCTAGTATTGTTCTGTTACTACCTAAATTGATAGAAATTAAATCAAAGAGACTATGTGGAAGTAGAGATGGAAAGATCATGTCCAATTTGATTCTTCACTGCTATGAAAGGATATATTCATGGTCAGAACTCACAAGTCATGCGCATTTGTAACATAGATGTGCTCacaaaaattatgaaataaGAAtgtaaagaaataaaaaaaattaacccTAACTTGTACACATCCATCAGTATCATCATAATTAGCCCATCCTCAAACAAATAAAGGAACATTGTTATTGTGCTACCTACATCGATCAAATAAAACACCGCAAGCAAAGCACATCTTTGTACTAAAAATGCCACAATTTTTTTCTTCCCCACAAGAAGTTTTCTCCAAAATGCAACATCGCATTTCGGTTTCTTCATGTCTTTCTCAAGATATCAGTGTAAAGACATGCTTCAATTCCCTACTGCATTTCATGATCGCCATCGAGcaaaaaggtaaaaagaaatGGGACACATTCCTCATTAAGACAGAGAATCACATGCTAATGATATATAAGCAGAGACAGAGAGAGGCAACGATGGTGATGAGAACGGTTTGCATTACTGAATCCATCATGGACGTGGTAGTTGAACGTGTGCCCGTCGCAGTTGTAGGTGAAGCGATTGTTGTTGGCGGGGAGCTTCTGCAGGCACtgcgcggcgacggaggcgaagTTGCCGGAGACCTCGGCGTGGTCCGCTAGCACGGCGGCGCCCCGCGCCACGAAGCTGTACACCAGCGTGCGCTGCTGCCCCATCTCTCCGACCACGCACCGACGCCGGCCTGCGCGGGGGAGTCTCGGAGGTGGCGGAGCGAAggggtgtggccgtgtgggagtggtggtggaggaggacgtGGGGAGGTTGCGATGTTTGGAGGGTGGCGGAGAATTGTGGTGGCCAGGAAGCATGGATGCTAATTGTAGACTTGTGGTGATCCTCACGCCATTTGTGGTTGCATGCTCCTTAATTGTATcttcccccttttctttttcaaatacACTTTCTTCTTAATTAAGAGAAAAAATACACTCCGAAATTAAGGCTATCAATAAGTGTAAATGTTGTGCGTGTATCGGTGTATGTGTGTAGATAAGAAGGGGTTGAACTTGAATTGCTCTGTACCATTTTAAATATCACTTGAATATAAATATGAAGTAATTGTGTTGAGTTAtcttttactccctccgtcccaaagtactattcgttttggcttttctggaTACACACCTTTTGATATGCAATTGGATATATACTTATATCTAGAACAATAGTAAAAGTgacgtatctagaaaagttaaaatgaatagtaatttttgacggagggagtatatgtgaAAATGTCTTGCATAATGTATGGTAAAATGGTTGAAGGCCAGTAAATAACATCAGGAGCTTGTCAAGAAAACGGACGACACATGCGCACTAATAATCCTCTGAAAGTTACTTCAACTGAATATAGCGTTACACTTTTATTGTTGAAGAAGACCTTCACGCCTTATGGTTTCTTAGCTTGCAGGCATGGTTTTACCCACTAGGTAGACTGAATTACAATAACTAGTGTAATTTTTTGCATTCGGCATGCCGGTCACACGTATgctaattcatttttttttgtctttgtaGCGCAGTTAATAATCATGCGTAAGATGCACATTTTCCTTGGGCAAACACGTAACAGATGCAAAAATTGACGCGTGCTCAATCCAACCGGTGACCCATGTACACATTGAAGTGGTCAATTGTGTTAGTTGCATCTCATAGTAAGGTCGAGACGGCTCATTGTCGAATGTGTGATGTTCAATTGTACCCATTGTCTCTGGatactcttttttttattaaaagtCTCTGGCTACTGGATCCCAAGAGAAGATCTCTCTCTACTATACTActacttactccctccgtcccgtaAAGAGTGTCCTTTTATTTTATCCCAAGTCAAATTatcttatgtttgaccaaatttatacaaaaatatattgATGTCTAACAAGTTTTATTGGATtttttatgaaatatattttcataggaTATCTATTTGATGTTACAAGTATCGATGTGCTCTTCACTATAAATTTGATAAAATAGACTTAGAACAAATCTAAAAGGACACTCTtcgtgggatggagggagtacattgtTAGGCTATTGATCCAAATTACAATAAACCCTTTGTAAATTTTGCCACATACGAAACTCTAAAAAAACCATCACGTTATTTTAGTAGGATTAGTATAGTACGACGATGTAATCTTCGATCAACACTCGGCAGCGATCAGCCCTGATGCATCGCAAAATGTCTCTCGTGGCATCCATCATTCATTGGTGGTGACCGGCGAAGTGAGTGAatcagttcttttttttttttgagaagtgAGTGAATCAGTTGATAGTGAAGGGAAACCAAGgcccaaaagaaaaaggaaacgtGGCCCATGGGGCCTGATTAAATCACCGGCGAAAAGAAAGCGCACGCGACGCTGCAGCTGACCCGAGCGCGAGAGGTCCGAAGTCCCCAtcagcagcaccagcaccagcacctgTCTCGCGATTCGCATCGGATCGGCTAGGCGCACGCTCGTGTTAGGTGGTAGACCTAGACCCGGGCCCACTGGCAGGAATGGAGAGTGTGGTGTGGTTCTGTGGGAGGGGCACTGCGCTCCGGCTGCGGCTCCGCGTTTTTTTTATAGGGCATTCCGCCGGTTCGCCCCCCAAATCTCATTCCGCTCCGCCGATGGGCAAAAAGAAGCGAACCCCCGCACCAAACCCtactccgcctccgcccgacgccccccgccggccgccggcggcgggggtcgggggcgggggcggggccgaCGCCGCCGTTCGTGCCGAGGTCGACAAGGCGCTCGCGTGCCTCCAGCGCGGGAGCCACGCGCGGGCGCTGCGCCTCATGAAGGACGCCGTGGCCCGCCACGGGGAGGGCGcctcgccgctcctcctccgcgcccacGGCACCGTCc encodes the following:
- the LOC101784035 gene encoding putative vesicle-associated membrane protein 726 isoform X2; its protein translation is MGQQRTLVYSFVARGAAVLADHAEVSGNFASVAAQCLQKLPANNNRFTYNCDGHTFNYHVHDGFTYCVVATEAAGRQLPIGFIERVKEDFSKKYSGGKARSATANGLKREYGPKLKEHMRYCDQHPEEIDKLAKVKAQVTEVKGVMMQNIEKVLDRGEKIELLVDKTEDLRSQAQDFRQQGTKIRRKMWWENMKMKLIVFGIVVALILLIVLTVCKDFNC
- the LOC101784035 gene encoding putative vesicle-associated membrane protein 726 isoform X1 gives rise to the protein MGQQRTLVYSFVARGAAVLADHAEVSGNFASVAAQCLQKLPANNNRFTYNCDGHTFNYHVHDGFTYCVVATEAAGRQLPIGFIERVKEDFSKKYSGGKARSATANGLKREYGPKLKEHMRYCDQHPEEIDKLAKVKAQVTEVKGVMMQNIEKVLDRGEKIELLVDKTEDLRSQAQDFRQQGTKIRRKMWWENMKMKLIVFGIVVALILLIVLTVCKDFNCW